A region of Zeugodacus cucurbitae isolate PBARC_wt_2022May chromosome 5, idZeuCucr1.2, whole genome shotgun sequence DNA encodes the following proteins:
- the LOC105211765 gene encoding transcriptional regulator ovo isoform X3 has protein sequence MIPITPFCVIVTNYDIIFNGGSLATFICAQDSFQESIPFGGTAITQNDRLSPAVPTLAAEATSTETTTSPLPHTSITSPQPQSPPHKTPSPCVAPGQEGFGKETEDCKKDSQADSYILSPKTDKIQNPKSIVESAEEAEEAVQTDKPRFFSSILGGDKPYSGGVVLTQAQRKEYPVEIVNRRLTATPIEDSSSDSDTDSEGSKLIVDEKPLVPEDKPLSLRLRSTPPPLEKRPSPPPPPEPAVRCSVIQRTPKPAPTPPQRLNQHEVLLPPGSLEHLGPEQQEPIDYHVPKRRSASFDSDEEQSDSLNTKRLERERKLREARRRSAILAARAVLAQARLNPRLVRSLPGILAAAAGHGRTSSTGAGQGFQGSSGFGGNNSGSGNNQSPSGGAGSPTGFGGALGGSGGAGGGMGGGRDGRSNYGPNSPPSGALPPFYESLKSGNTMNSSSSSANFNGNSNFLIQNAAAAYLMSAAGGNGGGQQHSNSYIDCSTTNGNSVGGVGSGVNDSGSGGLEITTFANGQAYGIILKDEPDIEYDEAKIDIGAFAQNIIQATMGNSGNFNAAAYEDAIMSDLANSQGPNGSVDPLQFTATLMLSSQTDHLLEQLSDAVDLSSFLQRECVDDENSTSPRQDFELVSTPSLTPDSVSITPVDSNNTNNLDTFHESLIQQITNNISRNHIGSNQNGNMQSYPFERQQHMNGNQQHMSNEQHNVNHQQQQPPPSYQHATRDLLQMQQQQQQHHHAQTHSYHQQQQHQSNSMLQHGGPMLLAQQPQQHAYHQQHGHGYGAAQHHHQQPHHIVPPHHMQHHHHHHSSDNSNLSLPSPNAAHLSAHHGMSSAASNSSGASTSGLLDASTAMLDTKPLIQSVSPTHSTGSSNASSCGGVMVSRKLSTSSSSGGSSAMVATTSLRSVAAAAAATAAGILPPSPTVAMLHESKVLQQRLGLPPEVQLEFVNGGHGIKNPLAVENTHSGHHRIRSIDCVDDLKKSGNISTDGSESGGGGGGGCSAGDGSKFVCRICMKAFSLQRLLNRHMKCHSEIKRYLCTFCGKGFNDTFDLKRHTRTHTGVRPYKCNLCEKSFTQRCSLESHCLKVHSVQHQYAYKERRAKMYVCEECGHTTCEPEVHYIHLKENHPYSPALLKFYDKRHFKFTNSQFANNLLGQLPMPVHN, from the exons ATGATCCCAATTACGCCGTTTTGTGTTATAGTAACAAATTATGATATTATATTCAACGGCGGGTCTTTGGCGACATTTATTTGTGCCCAAGACTCGTTCCAGGAGAGCATACCAT TTGGCGGTACTGCAATTACACAAAACGATCGGTTATCACCAGCAGTTCCAACTTTGGCAGCTGAAGCAACATCCACCGAAACTACTACATCACCACTACCACACACATCAATCACATCTCCCCAACCACAATCACCTCCACACAAGACTCCCTCGCCGTGCGTTGCGCCTGGTCAGGAGGGTTTTGGTAAAGAAACAGAAGACTGTAAAAAGGATTCGCAGGCGGATTCTTACATTTTATCACCAAAAACTGATAAAATCCAAAACCCAAAGTCGATTGTCGAAAGCGCAGAAGAAGCTGAGGAAGCAGTGCAAACTGATAAGCCACGTTTTTTCTCTTCGATTTTAGGTGGTGATAAACCATATAGTGGCGGTGTTGTATTAACACAAGCGCAACGTAAAGAATATCCGGTTGAGATTGTAAATCGCCGTTTAACAGCAACTCCTATTGAAGATAGTTCTAGTGATTCTGATACGGACTCAGAGGGCTCGAAacttattgttgatgaaaaaccATTGGTTCCTGAAGATAAACCTCTATCATTACGTTTGCGAAGCACTCCTCCACCATTAGAGAAGCGTCCTagtccaccaccaccaccagaaCCAGCAGTACGTTGCAGTGTTATACAACGCACACCAAAACCAGCGCCAACACCACCCCAACGTCTAAATCAACACGAGGTTCTATTGCCACCCGGTTCTCTTGAACATCTCGGTCCTGAACAACAAGAGCCTATTGACTATCACGTGCCGAAACGTCGTTCGGCTTCATTCGATAGTGACGAAGAACAAAGTGATTCATTGAATACAAAACGTTTAGAACGTGAACGCAAATTGCGTGAAGCTCGGCGACGTAGCGCTATATTAGCAGCACGTGCTGTGCTTGCACAAGCGAGACTTAATCCACGTCTTGTACGCAGTCTACCCGGTATCTTAGCTGCAGCAGCTGGACACGGACGTACATCGTCTACAGGTGCCGGTCAGGGTTTCCAAGGCTCGAGTGGCTTTGGGGGAAATAATTCCGGCAGCGGTAACAATCAAAGCCCCAGCGGAGGTGCAGGTTCACCGACAGGTTTTGGTGGTGCGCTCGGCGGCAGCGGTGGTGCAGGAGGTGGTATGGGCGGCGGTCGTGACGGTCGCAGTAATTACGGTCCAAATTCTCCACCATCTGGTGCTCTCCCACCTTTCTACGAAAGTTTGAAAAGTGGAAACACAATgaattcatcatcatcatcagcgaATTTTAACGGAAATTCAAATTTCCTAATACAAAATGCGGCAGCAGCTTACTTAATGTCGGCAGCCGGTGGAAATGGCGGTGGCCAACAACATTCGAACAGTTATATAGACTGTAGCACAACGAATGGGAATAGTGTTGGCGGTGTAGGTAGTGGTGTGAATGATAGTGGTAGCGGTGGTTTGGAGATCACTACATTTGCTAATGGCCAGG CGTACGGCATTATATTGAAGGATGAACCAGATATTGAGTATGACGAAGCCAAGATTGATATTGGTGCCTTTGCACAGAACATTATACAGGCAACTATGGGGAATTCGGGAAATTTTAATGCTGCGGCCTATGAAGACGCCATCATGTCGGACTTGGCCAATTCGCAAGGCCCCAACGGTTCGGTAGATCCATTACAATTCACCGCCACCCTCATGCTGAGCTCACAAACCGATCACCTACTGGAACAGCTTTCCGATGCAGTCGATCTTAGTTCTTTTCTGCAACGTGAATGCGTGGACGATGAGAATTCTACCAGTCCTCGGCAGGATTTCGAGCTGGTCTCAACACCATCGCTCACACCCGACTCAGTGTCCATAACACCTGTGGACAGcaataacaccaacaatttGGATACATTCCACGAGTCGCTTATACAACAAATAACCAACAACATTTCACGCAACCACATCGGCAGCAATCAAAATGGTAACATGCAATCGTATCCATTCGAGCGTCAACAACATATGAATGGTAATCAGCAACATATGAGCAACGAACAGCATAATGTGaatcatcagcaacaacaaccaccaccaTCCTATCAACATGCAACACGTGATCTATTGcaaatgcagcagcagcaacaacaacaccatcatGCACAAACGCACTCGtatcatcagcagcaacaacatcaatccAATTCCATGTTGCAACACGGTGGTCCAATGTTGTTGGCCCAACAGCCACAACAACATGCCTACCACCAACAACACGGTCATGGATACGGTGCAGCGCAGCATCATCACCAGCAACCGCATCACATTGTGCCGCCACATCATATGCAacatcaccatcatcatcacAGCAGCGATAACAGTAATTTGTCGTTGCCATCACCGAATGCTGCACATCTGTCAGCGCATCACGGCATGTCATCGGCAGCGAGCAACTCATCGGGTGCCTCCACGTCCGGTTTGCTGGACGCCAGCACGGCCATGCTTGACACCAAGCCGCTGATACAAAGCGTAAGTCCCACACATTCGACCGGCAGTTCCAATGCAAGTTCTTGCGGCGGCGTTATGGTTTCTAGAAAATTGAGCACAAGCTCCTCCTCTGGTGGGTCGTCAGCGATGGTGGCGACAACGTCACTGCGTAGTGTGGCTGCCGCAGCGGCAGCTACAGCCGCTGGCATACTGCCACCATCGCCCACTGTCGCCATGCTGCACGAAAGCAAAGTGCTACAGCAGAGG TTGGGTCTACCGCCTGAGGTGCAACTGGAATTTGTCAACGGCGGTCATGGCATCAAGAATCCACTCGCCGTGGAGAACACACACTCCGGGCACCATCGCATACGTAGCATCGATTGTGTGGATGATTTGAAGAAGAGCGGTAATATCAGCACCGATGGTTCGGAGagcggtggtggcggcggcggtggctgcAGTGCCGGTGACGGTTCCAAATTCGTCTGTCGCATTTGTATGAAAGCTTTCTCGCTGCAACGCCTCTTGAATCGGCACATGAAGTGTCACTCGGAGATCAAACGGTATTTATGCACCTTCTGCGGCAAGGGTTTCAACGACACCTTCGACTTGAAGCGTCACACGCGCACGCACACCGGCGTGCGTCCGTACAAGTGCAATTTGTGCGAGAAGAGCTTCACGCAGCGTTGCTCGCTGGAGTCGCACTGTCTCAAGGTGCACAGCGTGCAGCATCAGTATGCGTACAAGGAGCGACGTGCTAAG aTGTATGTTTGTGAGGAGTGTGGTCACACAACTTGTGAACCCGAAGTGCATTACATCCATCTGAAGGAGAATCACCCGTATTCACCGGCTTTGCTGAAGTTCTACGACAAGCGTCACTTCAAGTTCACGAATTCGCAATTCGCCAACAATTTGCTGGGTCAACTGCCGATGCCGGTGCATAATTAA
- the LOC105211765 gene encoding transcriptional regulator ovo isoform X4: MIPITPFCVIVTNYDIIFNGGSLATFICAQDSFQESIPFGGTAITQNDRLSPAVPTLAAEATSTETTTSPLPHTSITSPQPQSPPHKTPSPCVAPGQEGFGKETEDCKKDSQADSYILSPKTDKIQNPKSIVESAEEAEEAVQTDKPRFFSSILGGDKPYSGGVVLTQAQRKEYPVEIVNRRLTATPIEDSSSDSDTDSEGSKLIVDEKPLVPEDKPLSLRLRSTPPPLEKRPSPPPPPEPAVRCSVIQRTPKPAPTPPQRLNQHEVLLPPGSLEHLGPEQQEPIDYHVPKRRSASFDSDEEQSDSLNTKRLERERKLREARRRSAILAARAVLAQARLNPRLVRSLPGILAAAAGHGRTSSTGAGQGFQGSSGFGGNNSGSGNNQSPSGGAGSPTGFGGALGGSGGAGGGMGGGRDGRSNYGPNSPPSGALPPFYESLKSGNTMNSSSSSANFNGNSNFLIQNAAAAYLMSAAGGNGGGQQHSNSYIDCSTTNGNSVGGVGSGVNDSGSGGLEITTFANGQAYGIILKDEPDIEYDEAKIDIGAFAQNIIQATMGNSGNFNAAAYEDAIMSDLANSQGPNGSVDPLQFTATLMLSSQTDHLLEQLSDAVDLSSFLQRECVDDENSTSPRQDFELVSTPSLTPDSVSITPVDSNNTNNLDTFHESLIQQITNNISRNHIGSNQNGNMQSYPFERQQHMNGNQQHMSNEQHNVNHQQQQPPPSYQHATRDLLQMQQQQQQHHHAQTHSYHQQQQHQSNSMLQHGGPMLLAQQPQQHAYHQQHGHGYGAAQHHHQQPHHIVPPHHMQHHHHHHSSDNSNLSLPSPNAAHLSAHHGMSSAASNSSGASTSGLLDASTAMLDTKPLIQSLGLPPEVQLEFVNGGHGIKNPLAVENTHSGHHRIRSIDCVDDLKKSGNISTDGSESGGGGGGGCSAGDGSKFVCRICMKAFSLQRLLNRHMKCHSEIKRYLCTFCGKGFNDTFDLKRHTRTHTGVRPYKCNLCEKSFTQRCSLESHCLKVHSVQHQYAYKERRAKMYVCEECGHTTCEPEVHYIHLKENHPYSPALLKFYDKRHFKFTNSQFANNLLGQLPMPVHN; the protein is encoded by the exons ATGATCCCAATTACGCCGTTTTGTGTTATAGTAACAAATTATGATATTATATTCAACGGCGGGTCTTTGGCGACATTTATTTGTGCCCAAGACTCGTTCCAGGAGAGCATACCAT TTGGCGGTACTGCAATTACACAAAACGATCGGTTATCACCAGCAGTTCCAACTTTGGCAGCTGAAGCAACATCCACCGAAACTACTACATCACCACTACCACACACATCAATCACATCTCCCCAACCACAATCACCTCCACACAAGACTCCCTCGCCGTGCGTTGCGCCTGGTCAGGAGGGTTTTGGTAAAGAAACAGAAGACTGTAAAAAGGATTCGCAGGCGGATTCTTACATTTTATCACCAAAAACTGATAAAATCCAAAACCCAAAGTCGATTGTCGAAAGCGCAGAAGAAGCTGAGGAAGCAGTGCAAACTGATAAGCCACGTTTTTTCTCTTCGATTTTAGGTGGTGATAAACCATATAGTGGCGGTGTTGTATTAACACAAGCGCAACGTAAAGAATATCCGGTTGAGATTGTAAATCGCCGTTTAACAGCAACTCCTATTGAAGATAGTTCTAGTGATTCTGATACGGACTCAGAGGGCTCGAAacttattgttgatgaaaaaccATTGGTTCCTGAAGATAAACCTCTATCATTACGTTTGCGAAGCACTCCTCCACCATTAGAGAAGCGTCCTagtccaccaccaccaccagaaCCAGCAGTACGTTGCAGTGTTATACAACGCACACCAAAACCAGCGCCAACACCACCCCAACGTCTAAATCAACACGAGGTTCTATTGCCACCCGGTTCTCTTGAACATCTCGGTCCTGAACAACAAGAGCCTATTGACTATCACGTGCCGAAACGTCGTTCGGCTTCATTCGATAGTGACGAAGAACAAAGTGATTCATTGAATACAAAACGTTTAGAACGTGAACGCAAATTGCGTGAAGCTCGGCGACGTAGCGCTATATTAGCAGCACGTGCTGTGCTTGCACAAGCGAGACTTAATCCACGTCTTGTACGCAGTCTACCCGGTATCTTAGCTGCAGCAGCTGGACACGGACGTACATCGTCTACAGGTGCCGGTCAGGGTTTCCAAGGCTCGAGTGGCTTTGGGGGAAATAATTCCGGCAGCGGTAACAATCAAAGCCCCAGCGGAGGTGCAGGTTCACCGACAGGTTTTGGTGGTGCGCTCGGCGGCAGCGGTGGTGCAGGAGGTGGTATGGGCGGCGGTCGTGACGGTCGCAGTAATTACGGTCCAAATTCTCCACCATCTGGTGCTCTCCCACCTTTCTACGAAAGTTTGAAAAGTGGAAACACAATgaattcatcatcatcatcagcgaATTTTAACGGAAATTCAAATTTCCTAATACAAAATGCGGCAGCAGCTTACTTAATGTCGGCAGCCGGTGGAAATGGCGGTGGCCAACAACATTCGAACAGTTATATAGACTGTAGCACAACGAATGGGAATAGTGTTGGCGGTGTAGGTAGTGGTGTGAATGATAGTGGTAGCGGTGGTTTGGAGATCACTACATTTGCTAATGGCCAGG CGTACGGCATTATATTGAAGGATGAACCAGATATTGAGTATGACGAAGCCAAGATTGATATTGGTGCCTTTGCACAGAACATTATACAGGCAACTATGGGGAATTCGGGAAATTTTAATGCTGCGGCCTATGAAGACGCCATCATGTCGGACTTGGCCAATTCGCAAGGCCCCAACGGTTCGGTAGATCCATTACAATTCACCGCCACCCTCATGCTGAGCTCACAAACCGATCACCTACTGGAACAGCTTTCCGATGCAGTCGATCTTAGTTCTTTTCTGCAACGTGAATGCGTGGACGATGAGAATTCTACCAGTCCTCGGCAGGATTTCGAGCTGGTCTCAACACCATCGCTCACACCCGACTCAGTGTCCATAACACCTGTGGACAGcaataacaccaacaatttGGATACATTCCACGAGTCGCTTATACAACAAATAACCAACAACATTTCACGCAACCACATCGGCAGCAATCAAAATGGTAACATGCAATCGTATCCATTCGAGCGTCAACAACATATGAATGGTAATCAGCAACATATGAGCAACGAACAGCATAATGTGaatcatcagcaacaacaaccaccaccaTCCTATCAACATGCAACACGTGATCTATTGcaaatgcagcagcagcaacaacaacaccatcatGCACAAACGCACTCGtatcatcagcagcaacaacatcaatccAATTCCATGTTGCAACACGGTGGTCCAATGTTGTTGGCCCAACAGCCACAACAACATGCCTACCACCAACAACACGGTCATGGATACGGTGCAGCGCAGCATCATCACCAGCAACCGCATCACATTGTGCCGCCACATCATATGCAacatcaccatcatcatcacAGCAGCGATAACAGTAATTTGTCGTTGCCATCACCGAATGCTGCACATCTGTCAGCGCATCACGGCATGTCATCGGCAGCGAGCAACTCATCGGGTGCCTCCACGTCCGGTTTGCTGGACGCCAGCACGGCCATGCTTGACACCAAGCCGCTGATACAAAGC TTGGGTCTACCGCCTGAGGTGCAACTGGAATTTGTCAACGGCGGTCATGGCATCAAGAATCCACTCGCCGTGGAGAACACACACTCCGGGCACCATCGCATACGTAGCATCGATTGTGTGGATGATTTGAAGAAGAGCGGTAATATCAGCACCGATGGTTCGGAGagcggtggtggcggcggcggtggctgcAGTGCCGGTGACGGTTCCAAATTCGTCTGTCGCATTTGTATGAAAGCTTTCTCGCTGCAACGCCTCTTGAATCGGCACATGAAGTGTCACTCGGAGATCAAACGGTATTTATGCACCTTCTGCGGCAAGGGTTTCAACGACACCTTCGACTTGAAGCGTCACACGCGCACGCACACCGGCGTGCGTCCGTACAAGTGCAATTTGTGCGAGAAGAGCTTCACGCAGCGTTGCTCGCTGGAGTCGCACTGTCTCAAGGTGCACAGCGTGCAGCATCAGTATGCGTACAAGGAGCGACGTGCTAAG aTGTATGTTTGTGAGGAGTGTGGTCACACAACTTGTGAACCCGAAGTGCATTACATCCATCTGAAGGAGAATCACCCGTATTCACCGGCTTTGCTGAAGTTCTACGACAAGCGTCACTTCAAGTTCACGAATTCGCAATTCGCCAACAATTTGCTGGGTCAACTGCCGATGCCGGTGCATAATTAA